From a region of the Candidatus Pantoea bituminis genome:
- a CDS encoding YgdI/YgdR family lipoprotein, giving the protein MNKLTAVLAVCTMAFTLTACSSNYVMHTNDGRTIVADGKPKVDDETGMISYKDANGNEQQINRTDVKEMVEMGQ; this is encoded by the coding sequence ATGAATAAACTCACCGCAGTGCTGGCCGTTTGTACCATGGCTTTTACCCTGACTGCTTGTTCAAGCAACTACGTTATGCACACTAATGATGGTCGCACCATCGTCGCTGATGGTAAACCCAAGGTAGATGATGAAACCGGTATGATCAGCTATAAAGATGCCAATGGCAACGAACAGCAGATCAACCGTACTGATGTGAAAGAAATGGTTGAGATGGGCCAGTAA
- a CDS encoding transcriptional regulator GcvA — MSKRLPPLNALRVFDAAARHLSFTKAAEELFVTQAAVSHQIKSLEDFLGLKLFRRRNRSLLLTEEGQSYYLDIKEIFSAINEATRKLQARSAKGALTVSLLPSFAIQWLVPRLSSFNMAYPGIDVRIQAVDRDEEKLADDVDVAIFYGRGNWPGLRVEKLYAEYLLPVCSPALMTGDNPLKTPMDLSRFTLLHDASRRDWQSYIRQLGVQHINVQQGPIFSHSAMVLQAAIHGQGVALANNVMAQSEIEAGRLVCPFNDVLVSKNAFYLVCHDSQAELGKIAAFRQWILAKAATEQEKFRFRYDQ; from the coding sequence ATGTCAAAACGTCTTCCTCCTCTTAATGCGCTGCGGGTTTTTGACGCCGCTGCACGCCATTTAAGCTTTACCAAAGCCGCTGAAGAGCTTTTCGTCACCCAGGCAGCTGTAAGCCATCAGATAAAATCTCTGGAAGATTTCCTTGGCTTAAAGCTATTTCGCCGGAGAAATCGTTCGCTTTTACTGACAGAAGAAGGGCAAAGCTACTATTTAGACATCAAAGAGATTTTCTCTGCGATTAACGAAGCGACACGCAAATTACAGGCACGCAGCGCCAAGGGCGCTTTAACGGTCAGTTTGCTACCCAGTTTTGCCATTCAATGGCTGGTTCCGCGTCTTTCTAGCTTTAATATGGCTTATCCGGGAATCGATGTGCGTATTCAGGCCGTAGACCGTGATGAAGAGAAGTTAGCTGATGATGTTGATGTGGCTATTTTCTATGGGCGCGGCAACTGGCCGGGCCTTCGAGTCGAAAAATTGTACGCTGAATATCTGCTGCCTGTTTGCTCACCTGCATTAATGACGGGCGATAATCCGCTTAAAACGCCAATGGATTTGTCGCGCTTTACCTTGCTACATGATGCTTCGCGTCGTGACTGGCAATCCTACATTCGTCAGTTAGGTGTGCAGCACATTAACGTCCAGCAAGGGCCGATTTTTAGTCATAGCGCAATGGTTTTACAAGCCGCGATTCATGGTCAGGGTGTGGCATTAGCCAACAATGTGATGGCGCAAAGTGAAATTGAAGCAGGCCGATTGGTTTGTCCTTTTAACGATGTATTAGTCAGTAAAAACGCTTTTTATCTGGTTTGTCATGACAGTCAGGCAGAACTGGGTAAAATAGCCGCCTTTCGACAGTGGATTCTGGCCAAAGCAGCAACAGAACAAGAAAAATTCCGCTTCCGCTATGACCAGTAA
- the csdA gene encoding cysteine desulfurase CsdA: MTAFNPSAFRQQFPALDDAGVYLDSAATTLKPQVVIDTTQQFYSLSAGTVHRSQFAAARQLTERYEQARNQVAHWLHAADPRQIIWTRGTTEAINLVANSWLLPRLQAGDEIVVSEAEHHANLVPWLMVAQARGAKVVKWPIGADRLPDISLLPALLNNRTRLLAIGQMSNVTGGCPDLAQAIQLAHAFGAKVMVDGAQGVVHCPPDMQALDIDFYAFSGHKLYGPMGIGVLYGKAELLEAMSPWQGGGKMLTQVDFSGFTPQPVPWRFEAGTPNVAGVVGLSAALTWLSQHDQSKAEMWSQQLASLAEEQLAELPGFRSFRCGNASLLAFDFEGIHHSDIVTLLAEHGIALRAGQHCAQPLLAALGVSGTLRVSFAPYNNLQDVDALLRAMRSAIALLSEP, from the coding sequence ATGACCGCATTTAATCCCAGTGCTTTTCGCCAACAGTTTCCTGCGCTAGACGACGCTGGCGTCTATCTCGATAGCGCAGCAACTACGCTGAAGCCGCAAGTCGTCATTGATACCACACAGCAGTTCTACAGCCTGAGCGCAGGCACCGTTCATCGCAGTCAGTTTGCAGCCGCACGCCAGCTTACCGAACGTTACGAGCAGGCCCGCAATCAGGTTGCTCATTGGTTGCACGCGGCCGATCCTCGGCAGATTATCTGGACACGCGGCACCACCGAAGCCATCAATTTAGTGGCCAACAGTTGGTTGCTGCCACGTTTACAGGCTGGTGACGAAATCGTGGTCAGTGAAGCCGAACACCACGCGAATCTGGTCCCGTGGTTAATGGTGGCGCAAGCGCGTGGCGCAAAAGTGGTGAAATGGCCGATTGGGGCTGATCGCCTGCCCGATATTTCGCTACTGCCTGCTTTGCTTAACAACCGCACGCGCTTGCTGGCAATTGGACAAATGTCGAATGTTACGGGCGGCTGTCCCGATTTGGCGCAGGCGATTCAGCTAGCACATGCGTTCGGCGCGAAAGTGATGGTTGATGGCGCGCAAGGCGTGGTGCATTGCCCGCCGGACATGCAGGCGCTGGATATCGACTTCTATGCATTTTCAGGACACAAGCTTTACGGCCCGATGGGCATTGGTGTGCTGTACGGTAAAGCTGAACTGCTGGAAGCGATGAGTCCCTGGCAAGGTGGCGGCAAAATGCTGACACAGGTTGACTTCAGTGGCTTTACGCCTCAACCGGTGCCGTGGCGTTTTGAAGCAGGAACGCCGAACGTGGCAGGCGTGGTGGGGTTAAGTGCAGCATTAACCTGGCTCAGTCAGCACGACCAAAGCAAAGCGGAGATGTGGAGCCAGCAGCTTGCCAGTCTCGCAGAAGAACAACTCGCCGAATTGCCCGGCTTTCGCAGTTTCCGCTGTGGTAACGCCAGTCTGCTGGCTTTTGACTTTGAAGGCATTCATCACAGCGACATCGTTACGCTGCTGGCGGAGCACGGCATTGCGCTGCGAGCCGGCCAACATTGTGCTCAACCGTTGCTGGCAGCGCTGGGTGTCAGCGGCACGCTGCGTGTTTCGTTTGCGCCCTATAATAATCTGCAAGATGTTGATGCGCTGTTACGCGCCATGCGTAGCGCCATCGCGTTGTTATCGGAGCCTTGA
- a CDS encoding DUF423 domain-containing protein — MSSRAMLIFAAISGFLLVAFGAFGAHVLSGSLGPAEMAWIHTGLEYQAYHTLAVIGLGAAMLRRANIWFYWSSALMALGIVLFSGSLYCLALSHLKFWVFVTPVGGLCFLAGWFLMLIGALRLKRKADRHE, encoded by the coding sequence ATGTCCAGTCGTGCCATGTTGATTTTTGCTGCTATCAGTGGGTTTTTGCTGGTGGCTTTTGGTGCTTTCGGCGCCCATGTTTTAAGCGGTTCACTCGGGCCAGCCGAGATGGCGTGGATTCATACCGGTCTTGAATATCAGGCTTATCACACCTTAGCGGTGATTGGCCTTGGCGCTGCGATGTTGCGTCGCGCCAATATCTGGTTTTACTGGAGCAGCGCATTGATGGCACTTGGCATCGTGTTGTTTAGCGGAAGCCTTTATTGTCTGGCGCTGTCGCATTTGAAGTTTTGGGTTTTTGTCACCCCAGTTGGCGGGCTTTGTTTCCTGGCCGGTTGGTTTTTGATGTTGATTGGCGCGCTGCGTCTTAAACGAAAGGCAGATCGCCATGAATAA